A section of the Halopiger aswanensis genome encodes:
- a CDS encoding metallophosphoesterase family protein, with product MTGDEYGLADVGDRVLLGRLEEPRTEQEAALAVVGDPHIATRSQGTYRVFHRTEQRLRAVIDDVNERAVDLVLFPGDLTKDGEPWNYDRVDALLEELERPFLATPGNHDLQKCDDDHRCPSATAFANRYDCESFPFHREVGGIDLFVLNSAAGPDGPYAETHRGRISSAQLEWLDDRLADASVPIVTCHHNPLPVVTDPLCRTNPWRAFTMRERSRTRSILERHGVSLVVTGHHHLPSLVKRNGLRQLIAPAIASFPQAYCLLEIDETGTNVWLVSHATETGRAEAYDLAADGPPFWRAVLGITENTLTDLPLLYEPTQLDDAALAD from the coding sequence ATGACGGGCGACGAGTACGGCCTCGCCGACGTCGGGGACCGGGTGCTCCTCGGCCGGCTCGAGGAACCGCGGACCGAGCAGGAAGCGGCGCTCGCAGTCGTCGGCGACCCTCATATCGCGACCCGGTCGCAGGGGACCTACCGCGTCTTCCACCGGACCGAACAGCGGCTCCGGGCCGTCATCGACGACGTCAACGAGCGCGCGGTCGACCTCGTGCTCTTCCCCGGCGACCTCACGAAGGACGGCGAACCCTGGAACTACGACCGCGTCGACGCCCTGCTCGAGGAACTCGAGCGGCCGTTCCTCGCGACGCCGGGGAACCACGACCTCCAGAAGTGCGACGACGACCACCGCTGTCCGTCGGCGACGGCGTTCGCGAACCGGTACGACTGCGAGTCGTTCCCGTTCCACCGCGAGGTCGGCGGGATCGACCTCTTCGTGCTCAACAGCGCCGCCGGCCCGGACGGCCCGTACGCCGAAACCCACCGCGGGCGCATCTCCTCGGCCCAACTCGAGTGGCTCGACGACCGACTCGCGGACGCGTCGGTGCCGATCGTCACCTGCCACCACAATCCGCTCCCGGTCGTGACAGACCCCCTCTGTCGGACGAACCCCTGGCGCGCGTTCACGATGCGCGAGCGGAGTCGCACTCGATCGATCCTCGAGCGCCACGGCGTCTCGCTCGTCGTCACCGGCCACCACCACCTGCCGTCGCTGGTCAAACGCAACGGGCTGCGACAGCTCATCGCGCCGGCGATCGCGTCGTTCCCGCAGGCGTACTGCCTTCTCGAGATCGACGAGACGGGGACGAACGTTTGGTTGGTCTCGCACGCGACGGAGACCGGCCGGGCGGAGGCGTACGACCTGGCCGCAGACGGACCGCCGTTCTGGCGGGCGGTCCTCGGGATCACCGAGAACACGCTGACGGACCTGCCGCTGCTCTACGAGCCGACGCAGTTGGACGACGCCGCGCTGGCCGACTGA
- the lrpA1 gene encoding HTH-type transcriptional regulator LrpA1 yields MSTQATEDRILEVLEEDAQASYAEIADRAGVSKPTVRKYINQLEEEGVIVGYSADIDPKKLSSKTIAMVGIDVSSERYVEATKALKDLDQIEALYSSSGDHMLMAEVRAEDGDSLGEIISEDLMEIEGVTAAHPSFLQERLK; encoded by the coding sequence ATGAGTACCCAGGCTACGGAAGATCGCATCCTCGAGGTCCTCGAAGAGGATGCACAGGCCTCGTACGCCGAAATCGCCGATCGGGCGGGGGTGTCGAAGCCGACGGTCCGCAAGTACATCAACCAACTCGAAGAGGAGGGCGTCATCGTCGGCTACTCCGCCGACATCGATCCGAAGAAGCTCTCGAGCAAGACCATCGCGATGGTCGGGATCGACGTCTCGAGCGAACGCTACGTCGAGGCGACGAAGGCGTTGAAGGACCTAGACCAGATCGAAGCGCTGTACAGTTCCAGCGGCGACCACATGCTGATGGCCGAGGTGCGCGCCGAAGACGGCGACTCGCTGGGCGAGATCATCTCCGAGGACCTAATGGAGATCGAGGGCGTCACCGCCGCACATCCGTCGTTTTTGCAGGAACGACTGAAGTAA
- the pstA gene encoding phosphate ABC transporter permease PstA, translating into MAAEQPQPPAEHGAGADHGFGQVSRLKGVVFEALSFGASLTGIAALAVLLIYVAIDAFDLANASPEWLLTYFATLVLPLIGFCLYSANDADLTRRIVLALGGGLVGTAVVFQAFEALVRPIPRLTWQLAYLFVVVTPVTAYVVFAGSREPVGRVGFGLVGRFLIGTALGLALILLFIAVDQRLWFLVYTAGFLPAAVLFAYGQVTETRPLTILAAPVALVGSGAAIVADGTITVYPTTWLIYSWTFVVPVAAGIAGLEYRRTSEANRALLVGALTFALPVGGSFVAGTVGLSQANAVLVLLMIVVPVGAYIRQALESEGQLGLVLPVLLAAGVLLGAFIVETVGIPAPDPWLDVSYVTSPASRDPSRAGLYPAIVGSVFLLALVAVFSFVFGVGTAVFLEEYAPNEGVLGTITRIIQINIANLAAVPSVVYGMLGLGLFAQLLGLGFGTVITGAATLSLLILPVTIISAQEAIRSVPSTVRQGSYAMGATRWQTTKNVVLPESLSGILTGTILSLGRAIGETAPLIMIGAPTITFSPPQGIWGSAAAMPMQIFAWSSFPQEEFRYGVVAAGVVTLLIVLIGMNATAIIMRNRSERA; encoded by the coding sequence ATGGCGGCCGAACAACCACAACCCCCGGCGGAGCACGGTGCCGGTGCGGACCACGGGTTCGGACAGGTCAGCCGGCTCAAGGGAGTCGTCTTCGAGGCGCTTTCGTTCGGCGCCTCACTGACCGGGATCGCCGCGCTCGCGGTGTTGCTGATCTACGTCGCCATCGACGCCTTCGACCTCGCCAACGCGAGCCCCGAGTGGCTGTTGACCTACTTCGCGACGCTGGTGCTCCCGCTGATCGGATTCTGCCTCTACAGCGCGAACGACGCCGACCTGACGCGCAGGATCGTCCTCGCGCTCGGCGGCGGACTGGTCGGTACGGCCGTCGTCTTTCAGGCGTTCGAAGCGCTCGTCCGACCGATTCCGCGGCTCACCTGGCAGCTCGCGTACCTGTTCGTCGTCGTTACGCCGGTGACGGCCTACGTCGTCTTCGCCGGAAGTCGCGAGCCGGTGGGCAGAGTCGGCTTCGGACTGGTCGGCCGATTCCTGATCGGGACGGCTCTTGGGCTGGCGCTGATCCTCCTCTTTATCGCCGTCGATCAGCGGCTCTGGTTCCTGGTCTACACCGCCGGATTCCTGCCGGCAGCGGTCCTGTTCGCCTACGGGCAGGTCACCGAGACGCGACCCCTGACGATACTCGCAGCCCCGGTCGCACTCGTCGGCAGCGGTGCGGCGATCGTGGCCGACGGAACGATCACGGTGTATCCGACGACGTGGTTGATCTACAGTTGGACGTTCGTCGTCCCCGTTGCTGCCGGTATCGCCGGGCTGGAGTATCGCCGGACCAGCGAGGCCAATCGGGCGCTGCTCGTCGGCGCGCTCACGTTCGCGCTGCCGGTCGGCGGGAGCTTCGTCGCGGGCACGGTCGGACTCTCGCAGGCGAACGCGGTGCTGGTCCTGTTGATGATCGTCGTGCCCGTCGGCGCGTACATCCGACAAGCGCTCGAGAGTGAGGGACAGCTCGGACTGGTATTGCCGGTCCTGCTCGCTGCGGGCGTGCTCCTCGGTGCGTTCATCGTCGAGACCGTCGGCATCCCGGCGCCCGATCCGTGGCTCGACGTCTCCTACGTGACCAGTCCGGCCTCGAGAGATCCCTCGCGGGCCGGCCTCTATCCGGCGATCGTCGGCTCGGTCTTCCTCCTCGCGCTCGTCGCGGTCTTCTCGTTCGTTTTCGGCGTCGGCACCGCCGTCTTCCTCGAGGAGTACGCGCCGAACGAGGGGGTGCTCGGGACGATCACCCGGATCATCCAGATCAACATCGCGAATCTCGCGGCCGTCCCGTCGGTGGTCTACGGGATGCTCGGGCTCGGGTTGTTCGCCCAACTGCTCGGGCTCGGGTTCGGCACCGTCATCACCGGCGCGGCGACGCTGTCGCTGTTGATCCTCCCCGTGACGATCATTTCGGCACAGGAGGCGATTCGATCGGTCCCGAGTACGGTCCGGCAGGGGTCCTACGCGATGGGCGCGACGCGGTGGCAGACGACGAAAAACGTCGTGCTCCCCGAGTCGCTATCCGGGATCCTGACGGGAACTATCCTCTCGCTCGGACGCGCCATCGGCGAAACGGCCCCGCTGATCATGATCGGTGCCCCGACGATCACGTTCAGTCCCCCGCAGGGCATCTGGGGCAGCGCCGCCGCGATGCCGATGCAGATCTTCGCCTGGTCGAGCTTCCCACAGGAGGAGTTCCGGTACGGCGTCGTCGCGGCCGGCGTCGTCACGCTGCTGATCGTCCTGATCGGGATGAACGCGACGGCGATCATCATGCGGAACCGCTCCGAACGCGCCTGA
- a CDS encoding PstS family phosphate ABC transporter substrate-binding protein, protein MTDNQAGRPVDAVSRRKFIAAAGGAGAVALAGCTEETGEGNGNGDGNGSGNGNGQSSLSGDIQIAGSSTVFPLMSAVAEDFQRDHSEVNIDISSTGSGGGFENHFCPGNTDFNNASRAIKEEEEQMCADSGVEWIELIAATDALTVVINNDNDWATEMTVEEIAQIWESDAAETWSDVNSDWPDEEIERYGADDTSGTYDYFIENIMGEDRGHTDDYQATEQDNTIAQGVQGSEYAIGYFGFAYYYQNSDQLTAVAIDDGNGPVEPSLETASAGEYTPLSRSLYTYPSVSSLGEEHVAEFARYFVEQTTNRELVADDVGYVPLTDEQQSEQMSKLEDAIEEAQG, encoded by the coding sequence ATGACGGACAATCAGGCTGGACGTCCGGTTGATGCAGTATCGCGGCGCAAGTTCATCGCAGCGGCCGGCGGTGCCGGCGCCGTTGCGCTTGCTGGCTGTACTGAGGAAACGGGTGAGGGGAACGGCAACGGGGATGGCAACGGGAGCGGCAACGGCAACGGCCAGAGTAGCCTCTCGGGCGACATTCAGATCGCGGGCTCGAGCACCGTGTTCCCGCTGATGTCCGCGGTTGCCGAGGACTTCCAGCGCGACCACTCCGAGGTCAATATCGATATCAGTTCGACCGGTTCCGGTGGCGGCTTCGAGAACCACTTCTGTCCCGGCAACACCGACTTCAACAACGCGAGCCGCGCGATCAAGGAAGAAGAGGAACAGATGTGTGCGGACAGCGGCGTCGAGTGGATCGAACTTATCGCCGCAACGGACGCGCTCACGGTCGTCATCAACAACGACAACGACTGGGCGACCGAGATGACCGTCGAGGAAATCGCACAGATCTGGGAGTCCGACGCCGCCGAGACCTGGAGCGACGTCAACAGCGACTGGCCCGACGAGGAGATCGAACGCTACGGGGCCGACGACACCTCCGGTACCTACGACTACTTCATCGAGAACATCATGGGCGAGGACCGCGGCCACACCGACGACTACCAGGCGACCGAACAGGACAACACCATCGCCCAGGGTGTCCAGGGGAGCGAGTACGCCATCGGCTACTTCGGGTTCGCCTACTACTACCAGAACTCCGATCAGTTGACGGCAGTCGCGATCGACGACGGCAACGGTCCCGTCGAACCGAGCCTCGAGACCGCCTCGGCCGGCGAGTACACCCCGCTGTCCCGCTCGCTGTACACGTACCCCTCGGTCTCCTCGCTCGGCGAGGAGCACGTCGCCGAGTTCGCGCGATACTTCGTCGAGCAGACGACCAACCGGGAACTCGTCGCCGACGACGTCGGCTACGTCCCGCTCACCGACGAGCAGCAGTCGGAGCAGATGTCGAAACTCGAGGACGCGATCGAAGAGGCACAGGGGTAA
- the pstC gene encoding phosphate ABC transporter permease subunit PstC, producing the protein MSDASAQPDLQRSGGLEKLTERSFGTFFVACAAVTLLTTVAIFVTLLSDALTFFSEYPIVEFLTGTHWSPNPSGGGSAFGILPLLAGTIVVTLTAAFVALPIGTLTAIFLSEYATPRTRSIIKPLLEILSGIPTVVYGYFALVYVTPALKATLFPSMSTFNALSASLMVGIMIIPMVSSISEDAMSAVPDELRQAGYGLGATKYEVSTDVVVPAAISGIVSSYILAISRAIGETMIVVVAMGAQASMPSVRNGLLGIPYVHPGDVLLDPGQTITVAMVQIANGDLTGGSLPYDAMFALGLTLFIVTLTMNVISDQIAQRYREEY; encoded by the coding sequence GTGAGTGACGCGTCGGCTCAGCCGGACCTACAGCGGTCGGGCGGGCTCGAGAAACTGACGGAACGGTCGTTCGGGACCTTTTTCGTCGCCTGTGCAGCGGTGACGCTGCTGACGACGGTCGCGATTTTCGTGACGCTCCTCTCGGACGCGCTGACGTTTTTCAGCGAGTATCCGATCGTCGAGTTCCTGACCGGGACCCACTGGAGTCCGAACCCGTCCGGCGGCGGTTCGGCCTTCGGGATCCTGCCGTTGCTGGCCGGGACGATCGTCGTCACGCTGACGGCTGCGTTCGTCGCGCTCCCGATCGGGACGCTTACGGCGATCTTTCTCAGCGAGTACGCGACGCCGCGAACGCGGTCGATCATCAAACCGCTGCTCGAGATCCTGTCGGGGATTCCGACGGTCGTCTACGGGTACTTCGCGCTCGTGTACGTGACGCCGGCGCTGAAGGCGACGCTGTTCCCCTCGATGAGCACGTTCAACGCGCTGTCGGCGTCCCTGATGGTCGGGATCATGATCATCCCGATGGTGTCCTCGATCAGCGAAGACGCCATGAGCGCCGTCCCGGACGAACTCCGGCAGGCCGGCTACGGGCTCGGCGCGACGAAGTACGAGGTTTCGACCGACGTCGTCGTCCCCGCGGCGATCTCCGGGATCGTTTCCTCGTACATTCTGGCGATCTCGCGCGCCATCGGCGAGACGATGATCGTCGTCGTCGCGATGGGTGCACAGGCGAGCATGCCGAGCGTCCGTAACGGACTGCTCGGGATCCCCTACGTGCATCCGGGCGACGTGCTCCTCGATCCGGGACAGACGATCACCGTCGCGATGGTCCAGATCGCCAACGGGGACCTGACCGGCGGCTCGCTGCCGTACGACGCGATGTTCGCACTCGGACTGACCCTGTTCATCGTCACGCTCACCATGAACGTCATCAGTGACCAGATCGCTCAGCGGTATCGGGAGGAGTACTAA
- a CDS encoding phosphate signaling complex PhoU family protein codes for MAENRSPPDGWDPVERTVQLAGNSTFVVSLPKEWATDQGLEAGMSMYLYPHEDRLIAAPNSVADGNRSVTIDAAAIDDETVLRRTRAAYLAGVDRLSVANVDALENRTRRDLERLIGRLIGIEIADATAERLTATNLLDVSDVSLPQTIAQARQLALEMHADAITAVIEGDADLAEQVIDRDDDVDRLFAFVARGFHRGLEDVHEINRLGTDRTAAFRNYRIARQLERIADHAEGIATVATRQSGPPDAAFGDRLETVGTDARTVVERALSGETDRALETSAAVSETVAELDRQLYDRGDPNAYLYGRFLQHIRRTAAIGVNIAHATTESQIAD; via the coding sequence ATGGCCGAGAACCGATCGCCGCCGGACGGCTGGGATCCCGTCGAACGGACGGTACAGCTGGCGGGCAACTCGACGTTCGTCGTCTCGCTCCCCAAGGAGTGGGCGACCGACCAGGGGCTCGAGGCCGGCATGTCGATGTACCTCTACCCCCACGAGGACCGGCTGATCGCCGCCCCGAACAGCGTCGCCGACGGGAATCGATCCGTCACGATCGACGCGGCTGCGATCGACGACGAGACGGTACTGCGCCGAACCCGCGCCGCCTACTTGGCCGGCGTCGACCGCCTGTCGGTCGCCAACGTCGACGCCCTCGAGAACCGCACGCGCCGCGACCTCGAGCGGCTAATCGGCCGCCTCATCGGGATCGAGATCGCCGACGCGACGGCCGAGCGGCTGACCGCGACGAACCTGCTCGACGTCAGTGACGTCTCGCTTCCGCAGACGATCGCCCAGGCCCGACAACTCGCCCTCGAGATGCACGCGGACGCGATTACGGCCGTTATCGAGGGCGACGCGGACCTCGCCGAACAGGTGATCGATCGCGACGACGACGTCGACCGGCTGTTCGCGTTCGTCGCTCGCGGCTTCCACCGCGGCCTCGAGGACGTCCACGAGATCAATCGCCTCGGAACGGACCGGACCGCCGCGTTTCGCAACTACCGGATCGCCCGCCAACTCGAGCGGATCGCGGACCACGCCGAAGGGATCGCGACGGTCGCTACGCGCCAGTCCGGCCCGCCGGACGCGGCGTTCGGGGACCGGCTCGAGACGGTCGGCACCGACGCGCGAACCGTCGTCGAGCGTGCGCTGTCCGGCGAGACGGACCGTGCGCTCGAGACGAGTGCCGCCGTCTCCGAGACCGTCGCCGAACTCGATCGGCAACTGTACGATCGCGGCGATCCGAACGCGTACCTCTACGGACGGTTCCTCCAGCATATCCGCCGGACTGCGGCGATCGGCGTTAATATCGCCCACGCGACGACCGAATCGCAGATCGCCGACTGA
- a CDS encoding DUF7260 family protein: MSPTPTTDCDRAPDPDSDRDRGRGATESPGTLEAPAVPEVREPLTTAREVLEREDRQLTVEQRAFERFQRRVAALDPVAPQATVAGAGVGSGIGTGTAGAGGVGTGTTSTAMHGRPSEGLSQVRAAYVETVMSVPHYDDLYDDTWLESIAEEFSEEQAAALEQHTQLHPQLQQSLVTAAEQAVTNRTQLLEHVETEREAVAAADQELCDIRDELQSLLAQPLAQLEFNALRLTRNRLETLRERCDVLATERQTVLQRRRQEFVIGNAGTLEDYFYGDCEHTYPILAAVADLGTSIERGAAAVDRSLEQLLERESKAHPFGRAES, translated from the coding sequence GTGTCCCCGACACCGACTACCGACTGCGACCGCGCTCCCGATCCCGATTCCGATCGCGACCGTGGTCGCGGAGCGACCGAGTCGCCCGGGACGCTCGAGGCACCGGCGGTCCCCGAAGTACGCGAGCCGCTCACGACGGCGCGCGAGGTCCTCGAGCGAGAAGACCGACAGCTGACCGTCGAACAACGCGCGTTCGAGCGGTTCCAGCGGCGCGTGGCAGCCCTCGATCCGGTAGCGCCGCAAGCGACCGTCGCCGGTGCAGGGGTCGGGTCCGGAATCGGCACCGGAACCGCCGGTGCCGGCGGCGTCGGAACCGGAACGACGAGCACTGCGATGCACGGTCGCCCGTCCGAGGGACTCTCGCAGGTCCGGGCGGCGTACGTCGAGACGGTGATGAGCGTCCCCCACTACGACGACCTGTACGACGACACCTGGCTCGAGAGCATCGCCGAGGAGTTCAGCGAGGAGCAGGCGGCGGCCCTCGAACAGCACACGCAGCTACACCCGCAGTTGCAGCAGTCGCTCGTGACCGCGGCGGAACAGGCCGTCACCAATCGGACGCAACTCCTCGAGCACGTCGAAACCGAACGCGAGGCCGTCGCTGCTGCCGATCAGGAACTGTGCGACATTCGCGACGAGTTACAGTCGCTGCTCGCGCAGCCGCTGGCGCAACTGGAGTTCAACGCGCTCCGGCTGACGCGGAATCGCCTGGAAACCCTTCGCGAGCGATGTGACGTCCTCGCAACTGAGCGCCAGACCGTGTTGCAACGGCGGCGTCAGGAGTTCGTGATCGGCAATGCGGGGACGCTCGAGGACTACTTCTACGGTGACTGCGAGCACACGTATCCGATTCTGGCCGCGGTCGCCGATCTCGGAACGAGCATCGAACGCGGGGCCGCTGCCGTCGATCGGTCGCTCGAGCAGTTGCTCGAGCGCGAATCGAAGGCACATCCGTTCGGTCGGGCAGAATCGTAG
- the phoU gene encoding phosphate signaling complex protein PhoU encodes MSRNEYQRQLEQLRTDVRSMSDLVCDRLEAALTALEDTDETLADRVIEGDHEINELYLDIEGDCIELLALQQPVAGDLRFIAASFKIITDLERIADLAVNLAEYAKQAARDRYPHIDITAIGERTLEMVSVAMDAYAADDASTTREIAAMDDEIDDRCEHASEIVVQDLLETEIADDALFDDVSRMLLTIRDLERIGDHAVNIAARVLHMVDNDAELIY; translated from the coding sequence ATGTCACGAAACGAATACCAACGGCAACTCGAGCAACTTCGCACGGACGTCCGGTCGATGAGCGACCTCGTCTGCGACCGCCTCGAGGCGGCACTGACGGCCCTCGAGGACACGGACGAGACCCTCGCCGACCGCGTCATCGAGGGCGACCACGAGATCAACGAACTGTACCTCGATATCGAGGGCGACTGCATCGAACTGCTCGCCCTCCAGCAGCCGGTGGCCGGCGATCTGCGCTTTATCGCCGCGTCGTTCAAGATCATCACCGACCTCGAGCGAATCGCCGACCTCGCGGTGAATCTGGCCGAGTACGCCAAGCAGGCTGCGCGCGACCGCTACCCGCACATCGATATCACCGCCATCGGCGAGCGGACCCTCGAGATGGTGTCGGTAGCCATGGACGCCTACGCCGCGGACGACGCGTCGACGACGCGCGAGATCGCAGCGATGGACGACGAGATCGACGACCGCTGCGAGCACGCCAGCGAGATCGTCGTCCAGGACCTCCTCGAGACGGAAATCGCCGACGACGCGCTGTTCGACGACGTCTCGCGAATGCTGCTGACGATCCGCGACCTGGAACGGATCGGCGACCACGCCGTGAACATCGCGGCACGAGTACTGCATATGGTCGACAACGACGCCGAGTTGATCTACTGA
- a CDS encoding DUF7511 domain-containing protein encodes MTDSTSTYESDSVRQRLQTAARYPPRSQSIDLESIVVRYEDRTDRCTITPRECPDSERLTTWLSADIDAFVELEQRR; translated from the coding sequence ATGACGGACTCAACGAGCACATACGAATCCGACAGCGTCCGACAGCGACTGCAGACGGCGGCTCGGTACCCGCCTCGATCGCAGTCGATCGACCTCGAGTCCATCGTCGTCCGGTACGAGGACCGCACCGATCGGTGTACGATCACGCCCCGGGAGTGTCCCGATTCGGAACGGCTCACGACCTGGCTCTCGGCGGACATCGACGCGTTCGTCGAACTCGAGCAGCGACGCTAG
- a CDS encoding thiamine pyrophosphate-dependent enzyme → MSAFNAIGEEREIDRDEFTPGVEPQPTWCPGCGDFGVLKSLKQALPEAGKTPEEVLTVTGIGCSGKLNSYLDTYGFHTIHGRSLPVARAAKLANPDLEVIAAGGDGDGYGIGGNHFIHTARENHDMTYIVFNNEIFGLTKGQTSPTSPKGHKSKTQPSGSAKTPIRPLSQSLTAGASYIARTAAVNPNQAKEIIKEAIEHDGFAHVDFLTQCPTWNKDARQYVPYIDIQESDDYEHDIHDRQEAAEMMRETEDVLNEGTVLTGRYYVDEDRPSYTQEKQAVGEMPDEPLAERYFDDDAEWERSYDLLDRHK, encoded by the coding sequence ATGAGTGCATTCAACGCAATCGGTGAGGAGCGAGAGATCGACCGGGACGAGTTCACCCCCGGTGTCGAACCGCAGCCGACCTGGTGTCCGGGCTGTGGCGACTTCGGCGTGCTGAAGTCGCTGAAGCAGGCCCTCCCCGAGGCCGGCAAGACCCCCGAGGAGGTCCTGACCGTCACCGGGATCGGCTGTTCGGGCAAGCTAAACAGCTACCTAGACACCTACGGGTTCCACACGATCCACGGCCGTTCGCTGCCCGTGGCTCGCGCCGCGAAGCTGGCCAACCCCGACCTCGAGGTCATCGCCGCCGGCGGTGACGGTGACGGCTACGGGATCGGTGGCAACCACTTCATCCACACGGCCCGCGAGAACCACGATATGACCTATATCGTGTTCAACAACGAGATCTTCGGGCTGACGAAGGGCCAGACGTCGCCGACGAGTCCGAAGGGCCACAAGTCCAAGACCCAGCCCTCGGGCAGCGCGAAGACGCCGATCCGGCCGCTCTCGCAGTCGCTGACCGCCGGTGCGAGCTACATCGCCCGCACCGCCGCGGTCAACCCGAACCAGGCCAAGGAGATCATCAAGGAAGCCATCGAGCACGACGGCTTCGCCCACGTCGACTTCCTGACCCAGTGTCCGACCTGGAACAAGGACGCCCGACAGTACGTCCCCTACATCGACATCCAGGAGTCGGACGACTACGAGCACGACATCCACGACCGGCAGGAAGCCGCCGAGATGATGCGCGAGACCGAGGACGTCCTCAACGAGGGGACCGTCCTGACCGGTCGCTACTACGTCGACGAGGATCGCCCGTCCTACACCCAGGAGAAGCAGGCCGTCGGCGAGATGCCCGACGAGCCGCTGGCCGAGCGGTACTTCGACGACGACGCCGAGTGGGAGCGTAGCTACGACCTGCTCGACCGCCACAAGTAA
- a CDS encoding double zinc ribbon domain-containing protein, protein MPPGNSSASGRRPCPDCEATVPVDANFCLHCGAELRKVEPAYCSSCGDAFDRDDEFCSNCGTPRNGVESDATRSSRQSRPHSDSSRQRRARRAFERRIQRHLDAGWELQHDYGDRVVLVDRDIGSIPVHVVLLLTTGGVGNLLYGWYHYSERAEQRHLSIDDQHAPPVNGPGRGRDSPAAASERLSTGSAYVTAAMFLFVGAVLSLVALLNGAIVPGLIGLAFAAVGLYVAPAFRRRFKRRHGSTDFGRKRTVDHRVVGPDEASEADAERCVVCNEPFDGGLVRRRRDETVVAGFPVRTHAMEHNYYCSECARTDLFGPGSDSRLTSGSDVTSDLESDDSGGAAIDEDAGANTETATDAAADMMTDDRE, encoded by the coding sequence GTGCCCCCTGGAAACTCGTCGGCATCGGGTCGGCGCCCGTGTCCCGACTGCGAAGCGACTGTGCCGGTCGACGCGAACTTCTGTCTCCACTGCGGGGCGGAACTGAGGAAGGTGGAGCCGGCGTACTGTTCGTCGTGTGGGGACGCCTTCGATCGCGACGACGAGTTCTGCTCGAACTGCGGGACGCCGCGGAACGGCGTCGAAAGTGACGCGACACGTTCATCCCGGCAGTCGAGACCACACTCGGACTCGAGCCGGCAGCGACGGGCACGCCGAGCGTTCGAGCGACGCATTCAGCGGCACCTCGACGCGGGGTGGGAGCTCCAGCACGATTACGGAGACCGTGTCGTCCTCGTCGATCGCGATATCGGGTCGATCCCCGTCCACGTCGTCCTACTGCTTACCACGGGCGGCGTCGGGAATCTCCTGTACGGCTGGTATCACTACTCGGAGCGTGCCGAGCAGCGCCACCTCTCCATCGACGACCAGCACGCGCCGCCCGTGAACGGTCCGGGTCGGGGACGCGATTCGCCGGCGGCTGCCTCCGAGCGGCTATCGACGGGGTCGGCGTACGTGACGGCGGCGATGTTCCTGTTCGTCGGCGCCGTGTTGTCGCTCGTGGCGCTTCTCAACGGTGCGATCGTCCCCGGGCTGATCGGGCTCGCATTCGCCGCCGTCGGCCTCTACGTTGCCCCGGCGTTCAGACGACGGTTCAAACGCCGCCACGGGAGCACCGATTTCGGACGGAAACGAACCGTGGATCACCGAGTCGTCGGGCCCGACGAAGCCAGCGAAGCCGACGCCGAACGCTGCGTCGTCTGCAACGAGCCGTTCGACGGCGGTCTCGTTCGCCGTCGCCGGGACGAGACGGTCGTCGCGGGATTTCCCGTCCGGACCCACGCGATGGAGCACAATTATTACTGCAGCGAGTGTGCCAGAACGGATCTCTTCGGACCCGGCTCCGATTCCCGCCTCACATCCGGGTCGGACGTCACATCGGACCTCGAGAGCGACGATTCCGGTGGCGCGGCGATCGACGAGGATGCGGGCGCAAATACGGAGACGGCGACAGATGCGGCTGCGGATATGATGACCGATGATCGCGAGTGA